From Verrucomicrobiota bacterium:
TGACGACGAAGATAAGCAACAGGAGAATCTTCTTCATGCAGACCGTTTCCGCCGCCAGAACATTAACACTGCACCTGCGGCTAGCAGCGCCCAGGTTGAAGGCTCCGGCACCGCACCCGCTATAAATGGCGTGTTGGGATCAGTTTCGTAAGCCCAGCCGAAGATTTGTCCGGCGGGAACACCGGGATAGTTGTAAACCTCCATCCAGCCGTAATGCATCGCTCCGCCAATTTCAAACCGCAATCCAATGAACGCATTTGTATCCGAAAGGTTTCCACTATAGAAAGTTTCACCGTCAAAAATCGCACCTGCCCCGATGAATATGTTTCCGCCAGAAGCCATGCTGGAGTTTACCCACTGATATGACGGACTGGATGAAGCGACTAGGTCACCACGAGCGATCGGTACGACCGACAGATTGCCGTCGGCGGCGACACTATTATTGCCTTGTGGTTGCAAAGACACCGCCGTCGGTGTCAAGACGAGCAGATAATCATCAACCCCATCCCTATTCAAATCCAAACCCGTAGTGCGGTCTATAAAATTTGCATAACCAAGCGGCTCTGGCGGGGTCATGTAAATAATCTCAGCAAAGGCCGCGCGTTGCATCACGGCCATCATGACCGCAAGGCTTGCGCCTCGCAGCCATGCTGAAAGAAAACTCGTGTCGTTCATAAAACCTGTTGCACCCGGTAGAGGCGCGTGTTGCCATTCGTGTTCATCGGCAGTTGGATCACTGCATTCGTAAGGCGCGCGCTGACTTGGGCACCAATGTTCTGCCAGTAGTTTGAGTTTCCGGGCACATCCACATACTGGGCCTGGTAGCGCTGCCCAACGACGGTTGGCCAGCCAACCGCAATGGCATTTGTGCCGGTGCGGAGGATTTTGTTCAGGGCAAAGGCTGGCGGCTCCTGTGCGACGTTGCCATTCACCA
This genomic window contains:
- a CDS encoding PEP-CTERM sorting domain-containing protein (PEP-CTERM proteins occur, often in large numbers, in the proteomes of bacteria that also encode an exosortase, a predicted intramembrane cysteine proteinase. The presence of a PEP-CTERM domain at a protein's C-terminus predicts cleavage within the sorting domain, followed by covalent anchoring to some some component of the (usually Gram-negative) cell surface. Many PEP-CTERM proteins exhibit an unusual sequence composition that includes large numbers of potential glycosylation sites. Expression of one such protein has been shown restore the ability of a bacterium to form floc, a type of biofilm.) yields the protein MNDTSFLSAWLRGASLAVMMAVMQRAAFAEIIYMTPPEPLGYANFIDRTTGLDLNRDGVDDYLLVLTPTAVSLQPQGNNSVAADGNLSVVPIARGDLVASSSPSYQWVNSSMASGGNIFIGAGAIFDGETFYSGNLSDTNAFIGLRFEIGGAMHYGWMEVYNYPGVPAGQIFGWAYETDPNTPFIAGAVPEPSTWALLAAGAVLMFWRRKRSA